A genomic window from Pseudonocardia broussonetiae includes:
- a CDS encoding MinD/ParA family ATP-binding protein yields MTSIVSVHSFRGGTGKSNTTANVAAVLAGRGLRVGVVDLDILSPGIHVLFGVDRPEHHLDGFLWGRYPLREAAREVTPPGTAGRIWLVPSSVDPHDIARIMAEGYDVGLLGEGVRALAAELELDVLLLDTHPGLNEETLLSIAMSDALAIVLRPDHQDYEGTHVTVSVARKLAVPRTVLVVNKCPEAFEPADVALRVSEAYGTPVAAVVPHSEELMVLSSGGIFVLHHPDHPVAALYGQLADQLVGTGVRA; encoded by the coding sequence ATGACGTCCATCGTGTCCGTGCACTCGTTCCGGGGCGGCACCGGCAAGTCGAACACCACGGCGAACGTGGCCGCGGTGCTCGCCGGGCGCGGCCTGCGGGTGGGGGTGGTCGACCTCGACATCCTCTCGCCGGGCATCCACGTGCTGTTCGGCGTCGACCGGCCGGAGCACCACCTCGACGGGTTCCTGTGGGGCCGCTACCCGCTGCGCGAGGCCGCCCGCGAGGTGACGCCGCCGGGCACCGCGGGCCGGATCTGGCTCGTGCCGTCCAGCGTCGACCCGCACGACATCGCCCGGATCATGGCCGAGGGCTACGACGTCGGCCTGCTCGGCGAGGGGGTCCGCGCGCTGGCCGCCGAGCTGGAGCTCGACGTGCTGCTCCTGGACACCCACCCCGGGCTGAACGAGGAGACGCTGCTGTCGATCGCGATGTCCGACGCGCTGGCGATCGTGCTGCGCCCCGACCACCAGGACTACGAGGGCACCCACGTCACGGTGAGCGTGGCGCGCAAGCTCGCGGTGCCGCGCACGGTGCTGGTGGTCAACAAGTGCCCCGAGGCGTTCGAGCCCGCGGACGTCGCGCTGCGGGTGTCGGAGGCCTACGGCACCCCGGTCGCCGCCGTCGTCCCGCACTCCGAGGAGCTGATGGTGCTCTCCAGCGGAGGGATCTTCGTCCTGCACCACCCCGACCACCCCGTCGCCGCCCTCTACGGGCAGCTGGCCGACCAGCTCGTCGGCACCGGGGTCCGGGCGTGA
- a CDS encoding response regulator produces MSAAGVLRGRVLVVDDDPVNRLLLRRALEREGLDVELAVDGGQGWELVSGGGFDLVLLDIVMPVLDGYAVLARMRADPVTAALPVVVISGSDDRDGVVRCIELGADDFLPKPFDPAVLRARLGAGLARKRLADLEREYREQVGHVVDAAAAVERGEFHPGRLDAVAARDDALGLLARVFGRMAHEVAQREQRLRAQVGALRIEIDEARAARTVAAITETDYFADLQRRAADLRSGTGRQDRGDR; encoded by the coding sequence ATGAGCGCCGCCGGGGTGCTGCGCGGGCGGGTGCTCGTCGTCGACGACGACCCGGTGAACCGCCTGCTGCTGCGCCGCGCGCTGGAGCGGGAGGGCCTGGACGTGGAGCTCGCCGTCGACGGCGGGCAGGGCTGGGAGCTCGTCTCGGGCGGCGGGTTCGACCTGGTGCTGCTCGACATCGTCATGCCCGTCCTCGACGGGTACGCGGTGCTCGCGCGGATGCGGGCCGACCCGGTGACGGCGGCGCTGCCGGTCGTCGTCATCTCCGGGTCCGACGACCGCGACGGCGTGGTGCGCTGCATCGAGCTCGGGGCCGACGACTTCCTGCCCAAGCCGTTCGACCCGGCCGTGCTGCGCGCCCGGCTCGGGGCGGGCCTGGCCCGCAAGCGCCTGGCCGACCTGGAGCGGGAGTACCGCGAGCAGGTCGGGCACGTCGTCGACGCGGCGGCCGCCGTCGAGCGCGGGGAGTTCCACCCCGGCCGGCTCGACGCCGTGGCCGCCCGCGACGACGCCCTGGGCCTGCTCGCCCGGGTGTTCGGGCGGATGGCGCACGAGGTGGCGCAGCGCGAGCAGCGGCTGCGCGCCCAGGTCGGGGCGCTGCGCATCGAGATCGACGAGGCCCGCGCGGCGCGCACCGTCGCCGCCATCACCGAGACCGACTACTTCGCCGACCTGCAACGCCGAGCCGCGGACCTGCGCTCGGGGACGGGTCGGCAGGACAGGGGAGACCGATGA
- a CDS encoding tautomerase family protein — MPILEVHLVEGCHTDAQHAELLAALSRRYAEVLDSPLSRVRAFLTLHPPAQWVTAGEPGVEAPYFTALALRGRPVEQRHRLLGACTDVIVDVLGVDRQLVRGRIVQVDPEDWGIAGVPASAARRTEIEARATP; from the coding sequence ATGCCGATCCTCGAGGTGCACCTGGTCGAGGGGTGCCACACCGACGCCCAGCACGCGGAGCTGCTCGCGGCCCTGTCGCGGCGCTACGCCGAGGTGCTGGACTCGCCGCTCTCGCGGGTGCGGGCGTTCCTCACGCTGCACCCGCCCGCGCAGTGGGTGACGGCGGGGGAGCCGGGCGTCGAGGCGCCGTACTTCACGGCGCTGGCCCTGCGCGGGCGTCCGGTGGAGCAGCGGCACCGCCTGCTCGGCGCGTGCACGGACGTGATCGTGGACGTGCTCGGCGTCGACCGGCAGCTCGTCCGCGGCCGGATCGTGCAGGTCGACCCGGAGGACTGGGGCATCGCCGGGGTGCCGGCGAGCGCCGCGCGGCGGACGGAGATCGAGGCACGAGCAACCCCGTGA
- a CDS encoding SDR family oxidoreductase, giving the protein MTDPAGGIAVVVGASGALGGAIAERLRGEGLDVVAVARGGPCAADIGSDSSVSAIADAVGALDGPVRMVVQAAGLPAAGPLETIAPDALGHAVALKCGGLLRLVRAVDDRLERGSRIVALGGHYGIEPAPYACAAGVTNAALANLVRQLAVSYGPRGVTAHLVAPGPADTPRLRGLSEQAAQRRGVPVEQVLAERAAESPLGRLVTPSEVAWAVATLLAPEADALHGSTLGLDMGARRGIF; this is encoded by the coding sequence GTGACCGACCCGGCCGGCGGGATCGCCGTCGTCGTCGGGGCGTCGGGGGCGCTGGGCGGCGCGATCGCGGAGCGGCTGCGCGGCGAGGGGCTCGACGTCGTCGCCGTGGCGCGGGGCGGGCCGTGCGCGGCCGACATCGGCTCCGACTCCTCCGTCAGTGCCATCGCCGACGCCGTCGGTGCGCTGGACGGGCCGGTGCGGATGGTCGTGCAGGCCGCCGGGCTGCCGGCGGCCGGGCCGCTGGAGACGATCGCCCCCGACGCGCTCGGGCACGCGGTCGCGCTCAAGTGCGGTGGGCTGCTGCGCCTGGTCCGGGCCGTCGACGACCGGCTGGAGCGCGGCTCGCGGATCGTCGCGCTCGGGGGCCACTACGGCATCGAGCCCGCCCCCTACGCGTGCGCGGCGGGCGTCACGAACGCGGCGCTGGCCAACCTGGTGCGCCAGCTCGCGGTGTCCTACGGCCCGCGCGGGGTCACCGCGCACCTGGTCGCCCCCGGTCCGGCCGACACCCCGCGCCTGCGCGGGCTCTCCGAGCAGGCGGCGCAGCGGCGGGGGGTGCCGGTGGAGCAGGTGCTGGCCGAGCGGGCCGCGGAGTCACCGCTGGGCCGGCTCGTCACGCCGTCGGAGGTGGCGTGGGCGGTGGCGACCCTGCTGGCGCCCGAGGCCGACGCCCTGCACGGCTCGACCCTGGGCCTGGACATGGGCGCGAGGCGCGGCATCTTCTAA
- a CDS encoding cyclic nucleotide-binding and patatin-like phospholipase domain-containing protein: MSSTQVPEFFDRDRIAAGLGSTRRRRPLLLLAESWSGTEPGSEVLDFLAGTEVFGGLDRAALRELFVALDPVHVTAGEVVLDADRAPDALHLVAYGRLAVRSGAGSREIGPGQVVGAAALLGIEPGDGAGTHVHAVRDSLVLRLGVAGFERFAAAHPGSLLGLCRALVRTGSGPVTGVPAPTAPAVTVALLPAGSGPVPDELATGLVTALGGALEVTSATVDAALGAGASGTEPADPRNGRLLAWLQRVEAAHRFVVYRADDGDTEWTRRCLRQADRVVLVARAGDDPAAGPAERALARVPGERRRDLVLLHPAGTAAPSGTAAWLAGRDVTRHHHVRAGDTGHLERVARFLSGTARGLVLAGGGVRGFAHLGVMRALDEAGVPVDAVGGASIGALMAGFYADGLDHEQRVRQARAAMVEKGSMVGFTPPFVALSSARKVTRLLREEPSFAGLIEDLWLPYFAVSASLSQAREVVHETGPTWRAIRASIAIPGVYPPVHDGTQLLVDGGVMNNLPVDVMAGVVGDGPIVAVNLQPTGSGRRTPAEFDLAVSGWRVLASRLNPFTPRMRVPRLGDVLVRSMSLSTARLQRDRLASRSIELLTPPVGRSGLLDFRAGPALVEPAYLYAVEALAQSRAAVGP; the protein is encoded by the coding sequence GTGAGCAGCACCCAGGTCCCCGAGTTCTTCGACCGCGACCGGATCGCGGCCGGGTTGGGCTCCACCCGGCGCCGGCGCCCCCTGCTGCTGCTGGCGGAGAGCTGGTCGGGCACCGAACCGGGCAGCGAGGTGCTGGACTTCCTGGCCGGGACCGAGGTGTTCGGCGGGCTCGACCGCGCGGCGCTGCGGGAGCTGTTCGTCGCGCTCGACCCGGTGCACGTCACCGCCGGGGAGGTGGTGCTCGACGCCGACCGGGCACCGGACGCGCTGCACCTGGTCGCCTACGGCCGCCTCGCCGTGCGGTCCGGGGCAGGGTCGCGCGAGATCGGCCCGGGGCAGGTCGTCGGGGCCGCCGCGCTGCTCGGGATCGAGCCCGGGGACGGGGCCGGCACGCACGTGCACGCCGTGCGCGACTCGCTGGTGCTGCGCCTGGGCGTGGCCGGGTTCGAGCGGTTCGCCGCGGCGCACCCGGGGTCGCTGCTCGGGCTGTGCCGGGCGCTGGTGCGGACCGGGAGCGGCCCCGTCACGGGGGTGCCGGCGCCGACGGCTCCCGCCGTCACGGTCGCGCTGCTGCCGGCCGGGTCGGGACCGGTGCCCGACGAGCTGGCCACGGGGTTGGTCACCGCGCTGGGCGGGGCGCTGGAGGTCACGTCCGCGACGGTGGACGCGGCGCTGGGTGCCGGCGCGTCGGGCACCGAGCCCGCCGACCCGCGCAACGGGCGGCTGCTGGCGTGGCTGCAGCGCGTCGAGGCGGCGCACCGGTTCGTCGTCTACCGCGCCGACGACGGCGACACCGAGTGGACGCGCCGCTGCCTGCGCCAGGCCGACCGGGTGGTGCTCGTCGCCCGCGCCGGGGACGACCCGGCAGCGGGCCCGGCGGAGCGGGCGCTGGCGCGGGTGCCCGGCGAGCGGCGGCGGGACCTCGTGCTGCTGCACCCCGCGGGCACGGCGGCCCCGTCGGGCACAGCGGCGTGGCTGGCCGGGCGCGACGTCACCCGCCATCACCACGTGCGGGCCGGCGACACCGGCCACCTGGAGCGGGTGGCCCGGTTCCTGTCGGGCACGGCGCGCGGGCTGGTGCTGGCCGGCGGCGGGGTGCGCGGGTTCGCCCACCTCGGGGTGATGCGCGCCCTCGACGAGGCGGGCGTCCCGGTCGACGCCGTCGGCGGCGCCAGCATCGGGGCGCTCATGGCCGGCTTCTACGCCGACGGGCTCGACCACGAGCAGCGGGTGCGCCAGGCCCGGGCGGCGATGGTGGAGAAGGGGTCGATGGTCGGGTTCACGCCGCCGTTCGTGGCGCTGTCCTCGGCCCGCAAGGTGACGAGGCTGCTGCGCGAGGAACCCTCGTTCGCCGGGTTGATCGAGGACCTGTGGCTGCCCTACTTCGCCGTGTCGGCGTCGCTGAGCCAGGCCCGGGAGGTCGTGCACGAGACCGGCCCGACCTGGCGGGCGATCCGGGCCAGCATCGCGATCCCCGGCGTCTACCCACCGGTGCACGACGGCACCCAGCTCCTCGTCGACGGCGGGGTGATGAACAACCTGCCCGTCGACGTCATGGCGGGGGTGGTCGGCGACGGCCCGATCGTCGCCGTCAACCTGCAGCCCACCGGCAGCGGGCGGCGGACGCCGGCGGAGTTCGACCTCGCGGTGTCGGGTTGGCGGGTGCTGGCGTCGCGGCTCAACCCGTTCACCCCGCGGATGCGCGTGCCGCGGCTGGGCGACGTGCTGGTCCGCAGCATGTCGCTGTCCACCGCCCGGCTGCAGCGCGACCGGCTGGCGAGCCGGTCGATCGAGCTGCTGACCCCGCCGGTCGGCCGATCGGGGCTGCTGGACTTCCGGGCGGGGCCGGCGCTGGTGGAGCCCGCGTACCTCTACGCGGTCGAGGCGCTGGCGCAGAGCCGGGCCGCCGTCGGCCCCTGA